The Endozoicomonas montiporae CL-33 genome contains a region encoding:
- the ylqF gene encoding ribosome biogenesis GTPase YlqF, translating to MAINWFPGHMHKARKEIKKVIPEVDLIIEVLDARLPFSSGNPLVPSLRGDTPYIKVLNKSDLADPVVTQQWQQHMEKEKGVKAIATTNNQPDKVRALLPLAESMVNRNLELKPLRAMILGIPNVGKSTMINTLANRIIAKTGNVPAVTKQQQRIKLPNGMILLDTPGFLWPKLEPEACGYRLAISGAIKDAVIEYEDIAYFAAEYFLKAYPDALKQRFQISELPDNDIELMDVIAQRRNCMRRGGIADTHKVSEILLNEFRSGGLGRLSLETPDIIEKEMEILMAKKAEEEEQEDAKKAPRKKRR from the coding sequence ATGGCGATTAACTGGTTTCCCGGGCATATGCACAAGGCTCGAAAGGAGATCAAAAAGGTAATTCCGGAAGTCGATCTGATCATCGAGGTTCTGGATGCCCGGCTTCCTTTCAGCAGTGGAAACCCACTGGTGCCATCCCTGCGTGGAGATACGCCCTACATCAAGGTGCTCAATAAAAGCGATCTGGCCGATCCGGTGGTGACCCAGCAGTGGCAACAGCACATGGAGAAAGAAAAAGGCGTAAAGGCTATTGCCACCACCAACAACCAGCCTGACAAGGTGCGCGCTCTGTTGCCTCTGGCTGAAAGCATGGTGAACCGAAATCTGGAGCTGAAGCCGCTGCGAGCCATGATTCTGGGGATTCCTAATGTGGGCAAATCCACCATGATCAACACACTGGCAAACCGGATTATTGCCAAAACCGGTAATGTGCCCGCAGTGACCAAGCAGCAACAGCGTATCAAACTGCCCAATGGTATGATCCTGCTGGATACTCCCGGCTTTTTATGGCCAAAGCTGGAGCCTGAAGCCTGTGGATATCGTCTGGCAATATCCGGAGCGATCAAGGATGCCGTTATTGAGTATGAAGATATTGCTTACTTTGCGGCCGAGTACTTTTTAAAGGCTTACCCGGACGCTCTGAAACAGCGCTTCCAGATTAGTGAACTGCCTGATAATGACATAGAGCTGATGGATGTTATTGCCCAGCGTCGTAACTGCATGCGTCGTGGAGGCATTGCCGATACTCATAAGGTGTCTGAAATTCTTCTGAACGAATTCCGCAGCGGTGGCCTTGGTCGCCTGAGTCTGGAAACACCAGACATCATTGAAAAAGAGATGGAAATTCTTATGGCGAAGAAAGCCGAAGAAGAAGAACAGGAAGACGCAAAGAAAGCACCCCGTAAAAAAAGACGATAG
- a CDS encoding EAL domain-containing protein has translation MAVRACNIQTPEELEEALKQDSWSLCLTEESVSSLTAEQLLQTLSRHHTDLPVIVLLPEQAKKSADDWLKLGAKDAISYCSPEHVVQAAIRELKALADRGALRTHQQTLKETEQRCEQLLKHTSLAIAYVHEGAHVHANEAYLNIFGYSNNDDLAGEFLIDLISEVEKDDIKIALKKLKLPEADTSLQSTFQGRLKRSNGETFEANMVLSNAIFDDESCLQVIIHPVQSGKTRETQVISQTDMLQRLSEQPKGHSLVKLHLDNYDDIRAEFHAAGALAVQKEMTELIAKHLPDSQVAHYADEVFLATSSANSSESFQQLCKTINSHLVSAGEQSLHTSVSIGYSINRQEVSASQWFKEAETACSISRQEGGNRATRYSRQSVIKARANKGDKEAIIRQALAKDYFKLMYQPIVSLTGDGAESYEVLIRLKNPDGEDIPAAEFITTAEECGLTRDIDLWVLQHALQALAENHQFGADTRLMIHISAASVCNNSFSEQLSGLVKQAGIKGESLILQIAEQEAHQYLLQIQAMKKQLQPVGCKLCIARYTGDNKTLKALKYLKPDMVKLDGQFARQLERNRQEKLIETITPLSPLVSGIIMPQVESSKSLAQLWHLGVHYIQGNYLHSPMSEMTFEFNA, from the coding sequence ATGGCGGTGCGAGCATGCAATATTCAGACACCTGAAGAACTTGAAGAGGCACTCAAACAGGATAGCTGGTCACTCTGCCTGACAGAAGAGTCCGTATCATCGCTGACCGCTGAGCAATTACTGCAAACCTTGTCGAGGCATCACACAGATCTACCCGTCATTGTCCTTCTACCAGAGCAAGCCAAAAAAAGTGCCGACGACTGGCTAAAGCTCGGAGCTAAAGACGCTATCTCCTACTGTTCACCAGAGCATGTCGTACAGGCAGCGATTCGTGAACTCAAAGCACTGGCTGACAGAGGCGCATTGAGAACTCATCAACAAACTCTTAAAGAAACCGAACAAAGGTGTGAACAGTTACTGAAACATACCAGTCTTGCCATTGCCTACGTTCACGAAGGAGCCCACGTTCATGCCAATGAAGCGTATCTGAACATTTTTGGGTATTCGAATAACGACGATCTGGCAGGAGAGTTTCTCATTGACCTGATATCAGAAGTGGAAAAAGACGACATTAAAATTGCATTAAAAAAACTCAAGCTGCCTGAAGCGGATACGAGCTTACAAAGTACCTTTCAAGGAAGGTTGAAACGCAGTAACGGTGAAACGTTTGAAGCGAACATGGTGCTTTCCAATGCCATCTTTGATGACGAGTCCTGCCTTCAGGTCATTATACACCCGGTCCAATCAGGCAAGACTCGAGAAACTCAGGTCATTAGTCAGACTGATATGTTGCAACGGCTTTCAGAACAGCCAAAAGGGCATTCACTGGTAAAGCTTCACCTCGATAACTATGATGATATTCGTGCCGAATTCCATGCAGCCGGAGCATTAGCAGTACAAAAAGAAATGACCGAGCTCATCGCAAAACATTTGCCAGACAGTCAGGTAGCGCACTACGCCGACGAAGTATTTTTAGCAACCAGTAGCGCAAACTCTTCAGAATCTTTTCAGCAACTCTGCAAAACAATCAACAGCCACCTGGTCAGTGCCGGTGAGCAAAGCCTTCATACCTCTGTCAGCATTGGCTATTCCATAAACAGGCAGGAAGTGTCAGCCAGCCAGTGGTTTAAAGAGGCTGAAACAGCCTGCAGCATAAGCCGTCAGGAAGGAGGCAACCGGGCAACACGATATTCCAGGCAATCTGTCATCAAAGCCCGAGCCAACAAGGGAGATAAAGAAGCTATCATCCGTCAGGCTCTTGCCAAGGATTATTTCAAGCTAATGTATCAACCGATTGTTAGCTTGACGGGAGACGGTGCTGAAAGCTACGAAGTATTGATTCGGCTAAAAAATCCGGACGGTGAGGATATACCAGCAGCAGAATTTATAACCACAGCGGAAGAGTGCGGCTTGACCAGAGACATCGATCTCTGGGTTCTTCAACATGCATTGCAAGCTCTGGCAGAAAACCATCAGTTTGGTGCAGATACCCGATTAATGATCCACATCAGCGCAGCTTCTGTCTGTAATAACAGTTTTTCGGAGCAACTGTCTGGCCTCGTCAAACAAGCCGGCATAAAGGGAGAATCGCTGATATTACAGATAGCCGAACAGGAAGCTCACCAATACCTTTTGCAGATACAGGCTATGAAAAAACAGCTTCAGCCTGTGGGCTGCAAACTGTGCATTGCCCGTTACACAGGTGATAACAAAACACTAAAGGCTTTGAAATATCTGAAACCTGACATGGTAAAACTGGACGGGCAATTTGCACGACAGCTGGAGCGTAACAGGCAGGAAAAGCTAATTGAAACCATTACCCCCCTGAGTCCGCTTGTCTCCGGAATTATTATGCCCCAGGTAGAAAGCTCAAAATCACTGGCGCAGCTATGGCACCTGGGGGTGCATTATATTCAAGGTAATTACTTACATTCACCAATGAGTGAAATGACCTTTGAATTTAATGCTTAA
- a CDS encoding penicillin acylase family protein has product MSLFLKTRSPKQRWLVRVLLLVLALLLILVLWSVNTLRSSLPVLDGDVWVQGVDDPVIVERDYYGVPTITGNNRTDVAFATGYLHAQERFFQMDLGRRNSDGELSELVGSIALEHDKKQRKHRFRLVAQQAAQLLSEKHQNILNAYTRGVNAGLTDLGSKPFEYWLLNVKPQPWLNEDTFLTVFSMYLDLNDGDAHLDNTKGYLEQVASREVIEFLSPLPTRWDSPLVEDNLLAPALPASDQVNLRSKPLMTYKHLTGERFEDAVLGSNNWAVSGALTSHGGALVENDMHLNHRVPNVWYRAQFRYPHPEDSLKEVKITGVSLPGTPIIVVGSNGSVAWSFTNSYGDWVDLISLDMEGNVYQTPEGNESLYQWSETIAVKGQKPVTVDYQATRWGPVVESLFGNTSYALRWTAHNPNATNLNLIELESATTVEQAMTIANASGIPPQNFTAGDSKGNIGWTIAGRMPSKLELDSTYPVPWAQADAQWSRWLTPEEYPAVMNPESNRIWTANARVASGENLKKLGNGGYAPGPRQLQIRNALMGLDQANEAAMMTIALDHRAIYMSEWRNLAMKTLTESARAGNRSRQSFYQYLSEWSGKAGVDDVGYRLARELNDSVMLKIQQSLGRYFYSLSGQTLPESTASDYDDGWMQKLNHDEEMIWRLLDERPLHWLSPKYESWDDLLLESIDDVIRDLGGETALARATWGQRNTAKINHPLSSAIPVIGQWLNMPAVPLTGDLWMPKAQQLSSGVSERIIVAPGREEDGIFHMPGGQSGHPLSPFYNRGYMDWVKGDKTPFLPQKTLHTLTLQPR; this is encoded by the coding sequence ATGTCTTTGTTTCTCAAAACAAGGTCGCCAAAACAACGGTGGCTTGTTCGTGTCCTTCTGCTGGTTCTTGCCTTATTACTGATTCTTGTTCTTTGGAGTGTTAACACGCTACGGAGTAGTTTGCCGGTTCTGGATGGTGATGTCTGGGTACAAGGTGTTGATGACCCGGTTATTGTTGAACGTGATTATTATGGGGTTCCCACGATCACAGGTAATAACCGGACAGATGTCGCTTTTGCTACCGGTTATCTGCACGCTCAGGAACGCTTCTTTCAGATGGATCTTGGACGAAGAAATTCCGACGGAGAGTTATCCGAACTGGTTGGTTCAATTGCACTGGAACACGATAAAAAACAAAGGAAACATCGCTTCAGACTGGTTGCCCAGCAAGCAGCGCAGCTCCTCTCAGAGAAACATCAAAACATCCTTAATGCTTATACCCGTGGCGTCAATGCCGGCCTGACAGATCTGGGTTCCAAACCTTTTGAATATTGGTTACTGAATGTTAAGCCACAGCCGTGGCTGAATGAAGATACTTTTTTAACCGTATTCAGCATGTATCTGGATTTAAACGACGGTGATGCCCATCTGGATAACACCAAGGGGTATCTGGAACAAGTTGCTTCCAGAGAGGTCATTGAGTTTCTGTCACCATTGCCAACACGCTGGGACTCGCCCCTTGTTGAAGATAACCTTTTGGCTCCTGCCCTGCCAGCTTCTGATCAGGTCAACCTTCGCAGTAAACCATTAATGACTTATAAACACCTGACAGGAGAGCGTTTTGAAGATGCTGTACTGGGTAGCAATAACTGGGCAGTGTCTGGTGCTCTCACAAGCCATGGTGGTGCACTGGTTGAAAATGATATGCATCTGAACCACAGAGTTCCCAATGTCTGGTACCGGGCACAGTTTCGCTATCCTCATCCAGAAGACTCTCTGAAAGAAGTGAAGATAACCGGTGTCTCTTTGCCCGGCACTCCCATCATTGTTGTAGGCAGTAATGGTTCTGTTGCGTGGAGTTTTACGAACAGTTATGGCGACTGGGTTGATCTGATTTCTCTTGATATGGAAGGGAATGTTTATCAGACCCCGGAAGGCAATGAATCTTTGTATCAGTGGTCAGAAACCATTGCCGTCAAAGGTCAGAAACCTGTCACTGTTGACTATCAGGCTACCCGCTGGGGACCAGTGGTTGAATCACTGTTTGGCAACACATCCTATGCATTACGCTGGACGGCACACAATCCCAATGCAACCAATCTCAACTTGATTGAGTTGGAATCTGCAACAACAGTAGAGCAGGCGATGACGATTGCCAATGCCAGTGGTATTCCCCCCCAGAACTTCACCGCAGGAGATAGCAAAGGCAATATAGGATGGACGATTGCAGGGCGAATGCCCTCAAAGCTTGAATTGGATTCCACATACCCTGTTCCTTGGGCTCAGGCAGATGCTCAGTGGTCACGTTGGTTGACACCGGAAGAGTATCCGGCAGTGATGAACCCTGAATCGAACCGGATATGGACCGCAAACGCCAGGGTGGCTTCAGGGGAAAATCTTAAGAAACTTGGCAATGGAGGTTATGCTCCGGGCCCAAGGCAGCTACAGATTCGCAATGCTCTGATGGGACTGGATCAGGCCAATGAGGCAGCGATGATGACAATTGCTCTGGATCACAGGGCAATCTACATGAGTGAATGGCGCAATTTGGCTATGAAAACGCTCACTGAATCTGCCAGAGCTGGAAATAGAAGTCGTCAGTCGTTTTATCAATATCTGTCTGAATGGTCTGGAAAGGCTGGGGTTGATGATGTTGGCTATCGTCTGGCGCGGGAACTTAACGACAGTGTGATGCTTAAAATTCAACAGTCTCTGGGGCGTTACTTCTATTCTCTTTCCGGACAAACACTGCCAGAAAGCACTGCTTCGGATTATGATGATGGCTGGATGCAGAAGTTAAACCATGATGAAGAAATGATCTGGCGACTGCTGGACGAGCGTCCATTGCACTGGTTAAGCCCAAAGTATGAAAGCTGGGATGATCTGCTGCTTGAATCCATTGATGATGTGATAAGAGACCTTGGTGGTGAAACAGCGCTGGCCCGGGCGACTTGGGGTCAGCGCAATACGGCGAAAATTAATCATCCGCTCAGTTCAGCCATTCCTGTTATCGGGCAGTGGCTGAACATGCCAGCCGTACCTTTAACGGGTGATCTATGGATGCCCAAGGCACAGCAACTATCGTCAGGCGTTTCCGAGCGAATTATTGTTGCTCCCGGGCGGGAAGAGGATGGTATTTTTCATATGCCCGGGGGGCAGAGTGGTCACCCATTGTCGCCTTTTTACAACCGGGGCTATATGGACTGGGTGAAGGGTGATAAAACACCGTTTTTACCGCAGAAAACATTGCACACCCTGACGCTTCAGCCTCGTTGA
- the efp gene encoding elongation factor P — translation MASYSTNEFRSGLKVMLEGDPCVMIENEFVKPGKGQAFNRVKFRNLMTNRVWERTFKSGESIEAADVMDYDMEYLYTDGEFWHFMMTDGSYEQHAASQAAVGDTIDWLKEQEVYSVTLYNGSPLSVSAPNFVELEVVETDPGLKGDTAQGGSKPAKLSTGATVKVPLFIVEGEVLKIDTRTGEYVGRVK, via the coding sequence ATGGCTAGTTATAGTACCAACGAGTTTCGTTCAGGTCTTAAAGTAATGCTCGAAGGTGACCCATGTGTCATGATCGAGAACGAGTTTGTGAAACCCGGTAAAGGTCAGGCCTTTAACCGCGTTAAGTTCCGTAACCTGATGACTAACCGGGTATGGGAACGTACCTTCAAGTCTGGCGAAAGCATCGAAGCGGCTGACGTAATGGACTACGACATGGAGTACCTCTACACCGACGGTGAGTTCTGGCACTTCATGATGACCGATGGTTCTTACGAACAGCACGCTGCCAGTCAGGCTGCAGTGGGTGATACCATCGACTGGCTGAAAGAGCAGGAAGTATACAGTGTAACGCTTTACAATGGCTCACCATTGTCTGTCTCTGCACCTAACTTCGTTGAGCTGGAAGTGGTAGAAACCGACCCTGGTCTGAAAGGTGATACGGCTCAGGGCGGCTCCAAGCCTGCCAAGCTGTCTACCGGTGCAACCGTTAAAGTGCCACTGTTTATTGTTGAAGGTGAAGTGCTGAAGATTGATACCCGTACTGGCGAGTATGTGGGTCGAGTGAAGTAA
- a CDS encoding dicarboxylate/amino acid:cation symporter, producing the protein MSKDDKKSEWGLINKLLVGIAIGIAIGLFANESVMGVIGSFKHILGQFIFFTIPLVIIGFIAPAITRLRHNANKMLGAGISIAYLSAVGAAVMAYVAGLLIIPHLSVPMSVEGLRPLPDAGFQLNIPPLMSVMTALATAILLGITVLGTKAESFERALNEFEKIMMMVVKKMVIPVLPFFIATTFAGLAYQGTLTEQLPVFLKVVVLVLLGHAIWLGVLYSIAGAISGKNPLEVIKHYGPAYLTAVGTMSSAATLPVALSCARKSKVLTKDTVDFMVPLGTTIHLCGSVLTETFFAMVISLMLYGALPGFGTMITFILLFGIFAIGAPGVPGGTVMASMGIVVGVLGFDPAGVALLLAIFALQDSFGTACNVTGDGAITLMLEGLFNKNGELAAAASETTTSVVAGNTAS; encoded by the coding sequence ATGAGTAAGGACGATAAAAAGAGTGAGTGGGGGCTTATTAATAAGCTATTGGTCGGGATTGCTATAGGTATAGCTATTGGCTTGTTTGCCAATGAATCGGTCATGGGTGTGATTGGTTCGTTCAAGCATATTCTTGGGCAATTTATCTTTTTCACTATTCCGCTAGTGATAATTGGTTTTATTGCTCCGGCTATTACACGACTACGGCATAATGCTAACAAAATGCTCGGAGCTGGAATCAGTATTGCTTACCTCTCAGCGGTTGGTGCCGCTGTTATGGCTTATGTAGCAGGGCTTTTGATTATTCCACATCTTTCTGTACCTATGTCTGTAGAAGGATTACGTCCACTGCCTGATGCTGGGTTTCAGTTGAATATTCCACCGTTAATGTCGGTTATGACGGCACTGGCAACGGCCATTTTGCTGGGCATAACCGTGTTGGGTACCAAAGCCGAATCCTTTGAAAGAGCGCTCAATGAGTTCGAAAAGATCATGATGATGGTTGTGAAAAAAATGGTTATCCCGGTATTGCCATTTTTTATAGCGACTACCTTTGCTGGTCTGGCTTATCAGGGAACATTGACTGAGCAGTTACCTGTATTCCTGAAAGTTGTAGTGCTGGTTCTTCTTGGCCATGCTATCTGGCTTGGTGTGTTGTATAGCATTGCCGGGGCGATTTCAGGCAAGAATCCGTTGGAAGTCATAAAGCACTATGGACCGGCTTATTTAACAGCAGTGGGTACCATGTCCAGTGCCGCTACACTGCCAGTGGCTCTGAGCTGCGCCCGTAAATCAAAAGTGCTGACCAAGGACACTGTTGATTTTATGGTTCCTCTGGGCACAACCATTCATCTATGTGGATCTGTGCTGACTGAAACCTTCTTTGCCATGGTAATCTCTCTCATGCTGTACGGTGCATTACCAGGCTTTGGCACAATGATCACATTCATTCTGTTGTTTGGTATTTTCGCCATTGGAGCACCGGGTGTACCTGGTGGCACTGTAATGGCATCAATGGGTATTGTTGTTGGTGTTCTAGGTTTCGACCCGGCAGGTGTCGCCTTACTGCTGGCTATTTTTGCTCTGCAGGATAGTTTTGGCACCGCTTGTAACGTGACCGGAGACGGTGCAATAACCCTGATGCTGGAAGGTCTTTTCAACAAGAATGGCGAACTCGCCGCAGCTGCTTCCGAAACAACTACGAGTGTTGTAGCCGGAAATACAGCTTCCTGA
- a CDS encoding 2-hydroxyacid dehydrogenase has protein sequence MKIVVYNREAGDKWESAVRQAFPKADVRQWQNNQETGWLADYGVIWQPPIEFFKEQTALKAAFNQGVGVDHLINMEGLPENLPIYKLRGVGMEKLMSDYVAYGVMHFYRSFDVYRRQQANNVWRGYKIPDQSQWSIGVLGLGTIGKAVATHMRDLGFPVNGWSRSNKNIDGVRTFTGDEGLQELLEHSTVLVSLLPATDSTYRLLNKDSLSRLPEGSILINGGRGSVIDLEAVQSLLDTKHLRGAVLDVFEHEPLDENHPLWQYEQVIITPHISAPTPRERAMEQIATYIQQFEKGIMPDPVDRSLGY, from the coding sequence TTGAAGATCGTTGTTTATAACAGAGAAGCCGGTGATAAATGGGAATCGGCGGTCAGACAGGCTTTTCCCAAAGCCGATGTTCGGCAATGGCAAAATAATCAGGAAACAGGATGGCTGGCTGACTATGGCGTTATCTGGCAGCCACCCATTGAATTCTTCAAAGAGCAAACCGCTTTGAAAGCTGCTTTTAATCAGGGAGTAGGCGTTGATCATCTGATCAATATGGAGGGGCTTCCTGAAAATCTTCCGATTTATAAGTTGCGCGGTGTCGGCATGGAAAAGCTGATGTCTGATTATGTGGCTTATGGCGTTATGCACTTTTACCGCAGCTTTGATGTTTATCGTCGGCAACAAGCAAATAATGTCTGGAGAGGTTATAAAATTCCTGACCAGTCCCAGTGGAGCATTGGTGTACTGGGACTTGGCACGATTGGAAAAGCCGTCGCAACTCACATGAGAGATCTGGGCTTTCCAGTGAATGGCTGGAGCCGAAGCAATAAGAACATTGACGGTGTCAGAACGTTCACGGGCGATGAGGGCTTACAGGAACTGCTGGAACATTCAACAGTGCTGGTTTCGTTATTGCCTGCGACAGACTCTACTTATCGCCTGCTCAATAAGGACTCATTGTCTCGTCTGCCAGAAGGTTCCATCCTGATCAACGGTGGGCGAGGCTCAGTCATTGATCTAGAGGCCGTCCAGAGCCTGCTCGATACAAAACATCTGCGGGGAGCAGTACTGGATGTGTTTGAACACGAACCTCTGGATGAAAATCACCCGCTATGGCAGTACGAACAGGTGATCATTACACCCCATATTTCAGCGCCGACCCCAAGGGAAAGGGCAATGGAGCAGATTGCCACCTATATTCAGCAGTTTGAAAAAGGCATCATGCCAGACCCCGTTGATCGATCTTTAGGCTATTAA
- the epmB gene encoding EF-P beta-lysylation protein EpmB, producing MITRSAPGVHTGNQQTRSESWQMQLANCVTRPEALLEILGLAPTLLPAALDASKTFAMRIPRSFIARMEYGNPNDPLLRQVLPVGQELTDVAGFGLDPLGEKDKNPTEGIIHKYRGRLLLITSGACAVNCRFCFRRHFPYQDNQLSGQHLQRALDYIKSDSSIREVILSGGDPLAASDRRLQQLTSDLAGISHVKTLRIHSRLPVVLPDRVSDDMLHWLRSTRLKTVVVLHCNHANEIDDSVKAAINRLKMAGATLLNQAVLLKGINDSVDAQVTLSEKLFDAGVLPYYLHVLDKVQGAAHFDISEESAQILIRGMMEECAGYLVPKLVRDIPGKASKTIIPVS from the coding sequence ATGATAACCCGTTCCGCACCCGGTGTGCATACCGGCAACCAACAGACTCGTTCTGAAAGCTGGCAAATGCAGTTAGCGAACTGTGTTACCCGGCCAGAAGCGCTGCTGGAAATTCTGGGTCTGGCACCAACCCTGTTACCTGCAGCCCTTGATGCCAGCAAGACCTTCGCCATGCGGATTCCCCGTTCATTTATAGCACGTATGGAATACGGCAACCCGAACGATCCATTGTTAAGACAGGTTCTGCCCGTGGGGCAGGAACTCACTGATGTCGCAGGTTTTGGTCTTGACCCTCTTGGCGAGAAGGATAAAAACCCGACTGAAGGCATCATTCATAAGTACCGTGGGCGTTTACTGCTGATCACCAGCGGTGCCTGTGCTGTGAATTGTCGATTTTGCTTCCGCCGTCATTTTCCGTATCAGGATAACCAGCTAAGTGGCCAGCATCTTCAAAGAGCCCTGGACTATATAAAAAGTGACAGTTCTATTCGGGAAGTGATTCTATCCGGTGGCGATCCACTGGCAGCCAGCGACCGCCGTCTGCAGCAACTAACATCCGATCTGGCTGGTATTTCCCATGTAAAAACACTGCGAATACATTCCCGCCTGCCGGTTGTCCTGCCTGACCGGGTCTCTGATGATATGTTGCACTGGCTCCGTTCGACGCGATTAAAAACCGTCGTTGTACTGCACTGTAACCATGCCAACGAAATTGATGACAGTGTAAAAGCCGCTATTAATCGCCTGAAAATGGCTGGAGCAACCCTTCTGAATCAGGCTGTTTTATTAAAAGGTATCAACGATAGTGTTGATGCTCAGGTTACGCTGAGCGAAAAGCTCTTTGATGCGGGAGTATTACCCTACTATTTGCATGTGCTTGATAAAGTGCAGGGCGCTGCCCATTTCGACATTTCCGAGGAAAGCGCCCAAATTCTGATACGTGGCATGATGGAGGAATGCGCTGGCTACCTTGTCCCAAAGCTGGTTCGGGATATCCCCGGAAAAGCCAGCAAGACGATCATCCCGGTGAGTTGA
- the epmA gene encoding EF-P lysine aminoacylase EpmA gives MTGDNWQPSASLMTLRKRATLLKGIRQYFDEQAVLEVETPMLSGAATVDVFIDSFQVQYQPLGEGLPRKCYLHTSPEFAMKRLLAAGSGNIYSLGRVFRNGEAGGRHNPEFTMLEYYRVGMDQQGLMDDMTALLGSVSSFVEVSRISYGKVFQQYLDINPHTATLSDLNRLVHQYVDAHLDKLDRNDCLDLLFSSVIEPDLGKESSETLAGVYVYDYPASMSALARVHTNKEGYKVAARFELFVNGVELANGYHELTDATEQKERFIKEQEKRLAQNYPVYPFDQNLVTALEHGLPDCAGVAIGIDRLLMLMLGKKAIADVISFDFHRA, from the coding sequence ATGACCGGTGATAACTGGCAACCTTCAGCTTCTTTAATGACGCTGCGCAAGAGAGCAACACTTCTTAAAGGTATCCGACAGTACTTTGACGAACAGGCCGTTCTGGAAGTTGAGACTCCCATGCTCTCTGGAGCCGCGACTGTTGATGTGTTTATTGATAGCTTTCAGGTTCAGTACCAGCCTTTGGGAGAAGGCTTACCAAGAAAGTGTTATCTGCATACTTCACCAGAATTTGCCATGAAGCGGCTATTAGCTGCAGGCAGTGGTAACATTTACTCTTTGGGACGGGTATTTCGTAACGGTGAAGCTGGTGGGCGACACAACCCGGAATTCACGATGCTGGAATATTATCGGGTTGGGATGGATCAACAGGGTCTGATGGATGATATGACAGCGTTATTGGGTTCTGTCTCGTCATTCGTAGAAGTCAGCCGCATCAGTTATGGGAAAGTATTTCAGCAATACCTTGATATAAACCCTCATACTGCAACATTGAGCGACCTGAACAGGCTTGTGCATCAGTATGTAGATGCTCATTTAGATAAACTGGACAGAAACGACTGCCTGGATCTTCTGTTTTCTTCTGTCATCGAGCCTGATCTCGGTAAAGAGTCTTCTGAAACCCTCGCAGGCGTATACGTTTATGACTACCCAGCCAGTATGTCAGCGTTAGCCCGAGTCCACACAAATAAAGAAGGGTATAAGGTAGCTGCCCGGTTTGAGCTCTTTGTAAATGGTGTTGAACTGGCGAATGGTTATCATGAGCTGACTGATGCTACGGAACAGAAAGAGCGCTTTATAAAAGAACAGGAGAAGCGATTGGCTCAGAATTACCCTGTTTACCCTTTCGATCAGAACCTGGTGACGGCTCTTGAACATGGGCTTCCGGATTGTGCAGGGGTTGCGATAGGCATTGATCGACTTTTAATGCTGATGCTTGGGAAAAAAGCGATTGCTGATGTGATTTCATTCGACTTTCATCGAGCCTGA